In Streptomyces sp. NBC_00433, a single genomic region encodes these proteins:
- a CDS encoding GNAT family N-acetyltransferase, translated as MRTPEGLDEWRWRWMLLRRPRTERFFLLYRAAQPAGFRNIRVYGRDAISDARLVWKVCHECRRGVISKISLSPEVQRQGLGTLLIDRALLDGPGYRWTTSSQSPHGREFFRAMSARTGAAFTAGARTCEHMLESRPGRHKPVLDRRLHAYAAALA; from the coding sequence GTGAGGACACCTGAAGGGCTGGACGAGTGGCGTTGGCGGTGGATGCTCCTGCGCCGCCCGAGGACCGAGCGGTTCTTCCTCCTGTACCGCGCGGCGCAGCCCGCGGGGTTCCGGAACATCCGCGTCTACGGCCGTGACGCCATATCTGATGCACGGCTGGTGTGGAAGGTGTGCCACGAGTGCAGGCGCGGCGTCATCTCGAAGATCTCACTCTCCCCGGAAGTGCAGCGGCAAGGCCTCGGCACACTCCTCATCGACAGGGCACTCCTGGACGGTCCCGGCTACCGGTGGACGACCAGCAGCCAGTCTCCGCACGGCCGAGAGTTTTTCCGGGCGATGTCGGCACGTACCGGCGCTGCGTTCACGGCAGGAGCCCGGACGTGCGAGCACATGTTGGAGAGTCGGCCCGGACGCCACAAGCCCGTCCTGGACCGACGCCTCCACGCGTACGCTGCTGCACTCGCATAG
- a CDS encoding cold-shock protein, which yields MASGTVKWFNSEKGFGFIEQDGGGPDVFAHYSNIASSGYRELQEGQKVNFDVTQGQKGPQAENITPA from the coding sequence ATGGCCAGCGGAACCGTCAAGTGGTTCAACTCGGAAAAGGGCTTCGGCTTCATCGAGCAGGACGGCGGAGGCCCGGACGTCTTCGCCCACTACTCCAACATCGCCAGTTCCGGCTACCGAGAGCTCCAGGAAGGCCAGAAGGTGAACTTCGACGTCACCCAGGGCCAGAAGGGACCCCAGGCGGAGAACATCACCCCCGCCTGA
- a CDS encoding VWA domain-containing protein, which yields MSAHHHVQSSATTPDDDDLARWDDDGAPPAQPRSSPAAWLRVGAELGDRLVDLSGRQDLLVTCRPGTRSGAPAAYFPRLAEIEFDAKLFEPLQPHQVHPRIVGDEERYPAAWGVLVHEAAHAAHSVWEEPAGADPRVVEAALLLEESRIEGAHLIRRPTDRTYLRTSARTLVMPDIASPAFQGVEQAASVAALMLGRRDAGILDAGETKAVADLCERVLGTDLLATLTGVWTAAHRCADHDAATMLAHAQDWCDALDTAGPALPAAPEDLTDLLSGAVAVVLDNMAANDAADLAAQAAAANAVAAQSRDRAQQAGRRRKAAATAKSVFNPRGTTVSPDGTPAPSSNPITGTRKPTAAEQSAAARLSRALRAAAYRERTEERTTSPTPPGRLNMRQALARDAQRAAGAVPTAEPFTQTRRRTSPTPPLRVGIAVDVSGSMSAACKPVASAAWIVARAAALTDPDSRTATIAYDMNLTALTRPTHRAPDRVTTFNADGGNHNLGDAIDALDHGLDLSRPGTGRLLVIVTDAQYTGGETAQALTRIKRLTAAGCAVLQLTLSANSRHLPGTTPLHLPRPSSAPAAIAKAATDAIRRTR from the coding sequence ATGAGCGCCCATCACCACGTCCAGTCCTCCGCCACCACACCCGACGACGACGACCTCGCGCGCTGGGACGACGACGGCGCCCCGCCCGCACAGCCCCGTTCCTCCCCGGCGGCGTGGCTGCGTGTGGGAGCCGAGCTCGGCGACCGGCTGGTCGACCTGTCCGGCCGCCAGGACCTGCTCGTCACCTGCCGTCCCGGCACCCGCAGCGGCGCACCGGCTGCCTACTTTCCCAGGCTGGCGGAGATCGAGTTCGATGCCAAGCTGTTCGAGCCCCTCCAGCCCCACCAGGTCCACCCGCGGATCGTGGGCGACGAAGAACGGTATCCCGCCGCCTGGGGGGTTCTCGTCCACGAGGCCGCCCACGCGGCTCACTCCGTGTGGGAGGAGCCGGCCGGTGCGGACCCGCGCGTCGTCGAGGCCGCGCTCCTGCTGGAGGAGAGCCGCATCGAGGGCGCCCATCTGATCAGGCGGCCCACCGACCGCACGTACCTGCGCACCAGTGCCCGGACGCTGGTCATGCCCGACATCGCCAGCCCCGCCTTCCAGGGCGTCGAGCAGGCCGCCAGTGTGGCGGCCCTGATGCTGGGGCGCCGGGACGCCGGCATCCTGGATGCCGGCGAGACCAAAGCCGTCGCCGACCTGTGCGAAAGAGTTCTGGGCACCGACCTGTTGGCCACCCTCACCGGCGTCTGGACCGCGGCCCACCGGTGCGCCGACCACGACGCCGCCACCATGCTCGCGCACGCCCAGGACTGGTGCGACGCCCTGGACACCGCAGGCCCTGCCCTGCCCGCCGCGCCGGAAGACCTCACCGATCTGCTGTCCGGCGCCGTGGCGGTCGTCCTGGACAACATGGCCGCCAACGACGCGGCCGACCTTGCGGCACAGGCTGCCGCGGCCAACGCCGTGGCCGCGCAGTCCCGGGACCGCGCCCAGCAGGCCGGCCGGCGACGCAAGGCCGCCGCCACCGCCAAGTCGGTCTTCAATCCACGCGGCACCACCGTCAGCCCCGACGGCACACCGGCGCCCTCCAGCAACCCGATCACCGGCACCCGCAAGCCCACCGCCGCCGAGCAGAGCGCCGCCGCGCGCCTGAGCCGCGCCCTTCGCGCCGCCGCCTACCGCGAACGCACCGAGGAACGGACCACCAGCCCCACCCCGCCCGGCCGCCTCAACATGCGCCAAGCCCTCGCCCGCGACGCCCAGCGCGCCGCCGGCGCGGTGCCCACCGCGGAGCCGTTCACCCAAACTCGCCGCCGCACCTCCCCCACCCCACCGCTGCGCGTGGGGATCGCGGTCGATGTCTCGGGCTCCATGTCGGCCGCCTGCAAACCCGTCGCATCCGCTGCGTGGATCGTGGCCCGCGCAGCAGCCCTGACCGACCCCGACTCCCGCACCGCCACCATCGCCTACGACATGAATCTGACCGCACTGACCCGACCCACCCACCGGGCACCAGACCGCGTGACAACGTTCAATGCCGACGGCGGCAACCACAACCTCGGCGACGCCATCGACGCACTCGACCACGGTCTCGACCTCAGCCGCCCCGGCACCGGCCGCCTCCTCGTGATCGTCACCGACGCCCAGTACACCGGCGGCGAAACCGCTCAAGCCCTCACCCGCATCAAACGCCTCACCGCCGCCGGCTGCGCCGTACTCCAGCTCACCCTCAGCGCGAACTCCCGCCACCTGCCGGGGACCACTCCGCTCCACCTGCCCCGGCCCTCCAGTGCCCCCGCCGCCATCGCCAAGGCCGCCACCGACGCTATCCGCAGAACACGCTGA
- a CDS encoding CHAT domain-containing protein produces MTGLRRFVLDSLARQISGAARTGSLRRMTQATGRLRSILPRVRHNPAFHGDVLFLLAASLYGEYELAEDLDRLAESVAVFREAAGHPHKNPEGSTMLYAQALVQAYGAFGDRAALDDALALIRAAPPGADASRLLATALIHRADRTGDGVALDEAVEILANIPQESGTSSADLLGVALCRRAERTGDEGEMREGIRILEEAIAHPPDALTAEAARNNLATVLARAAQGRGLGGVEFDAAELDRSPAGGQAVAQAGRQAVPDTLLGSLRDLAALRQAAPEAAAPPADRARLSEQVADARRRLAALPPDDPVRPHHRFVLAAALEARHSAQGGLRDLEEAAALLDEVLKSAPREGDLYSLVLDLYASVAGDLYRLTGGTPLSARAEKRLAAAGRKATGDGAALARSALAALRIQLALGRGSYRKIAAALASTPVPVLPEAGPVDAVEWHCAMVLVNARVAAARRIGAAEVFGEAVTTLERLFRSADPANPLRARVAVDLAQTTILAAAYDRVIRGVARGPDGEAGPTPRQVSDRLKAEWRGHTPLVSLVNADLVRDMLADPDDAVATALIRAARVAEEGAAQANASVPDRLTAALRWASTDHHAGRLADALRGYEVATGMLDQLAWRGLTAQDRERLLHEYDGIPRQAAACAIADGRPERAVELLEQGRATLLRQSLDTRGHDPLAAAHPRLAARLSELDERLTAAPPQAGSPRLDADGLRVDAEERMAAALAREELIAEIRSLPGFAGFLAPPRLADLRPPRDGAVVVVNTSDLGSHALVVTDTGLTVVPLGADFHDDSVRVVLDLYGGLAARDTDPDGAADTLHEVLAWLNARVCEPVGAVLPAGTTRLWWCVTGPAVLLPLHAAPPPDSPLGAIPGSYTPTFRLLRRSGEHRAAAPAPASMSASLPAPAGGVLAVTPSTSGKAALPAARRPPAALAAALPVTRLDGADATADALLAGLSDHRWLYFAGHAAQEAGSPFDTRLELADRPVTVRDLAVHHTDGAELAVVPACETAGSGGRLIDQAATLLAALQVAGFRHTVGSVWPVADLVAEQATELFYAALRSTPPDASDAGRALHETVRELRTRYGEFDPYAWAGFVHFGP; encoded by the coding sequence ATGACGGGTCTGCGCCGTTTCGTTCTCGACTCCCTCGCCCGGCAGATCAGTGGCGCCGCAAGGACCGGCAGCCTGCGCCGGATGACGCAGGCGACCGGCAGGCTGCGCTCGATCCTGCCGCGTGTGCGGCACAACCCGGCCTTCCACGGGGACGTGCTGTTCCTTCTCGCCGCGAGTCTGTACGGCGAGTACGAGTTGGCCGAGGACCTGGACAGGCTCGCCGAGTCCGTGGCGGTGTTCCGCGAGGCCGCCGGCCACCCGCACAAGAATCCCGAAGGCTCCACGATGCTGTACGCACAGGCACTGGTCCAGGCGTACGGCGCCTTCGGTGACAGGGCCGCCCTGGACGACGCCCTCGCACTGATCCGGGCCGCGCCCCCCGGCGCGGACGCGTCCCGACTCCTGGCCACCGCCCTGATCCACCGCGCGGACCGCACCGGTGACGGCGTCGCCCTTGACGAGGCCGTCGAGATCCTCGCAAACATCCCCCAGGAGTCCGGTACTTCGAGTGCGGACCTCCTCGGCGTGGCCCTGTGTCGACGTGCCGAGCGGACCGGGGACGAGGGCGAGATGCGCGAGGGGATCAGGATTCTGGAGGAGGCGATCGCGCATCCCCCGGACGCCCTGACCGCCGAAGCCGCGCGCAACAACCTCGCCACCGTCCTCGCCCGAGCCGCCCAGGGCCGGGGCCTCGGCGGGGTGGAATTCGACGCGGCGGAGCTCGACCGGTCACCGGCCGGGGGGCAGGCCGTCGCACAGGCCGGGCGGCAGGCGGTGCCGGACACCCTTCTCGGGAGCCTCCGCGACTTGGCGGCGCTTCGGCAGGCGGCCCCCGAGGCCGCCGCACCCCCGGCCGACCGGGCCCGGCTGTCGGAGCAGGTGGCCGACGCTCGGCGCCGGCTGGCGGCACTGCCGCCGGACGACCCGGTGCGCCCGCACCACCGGTTCGTGCTGGCCGCCGCGCTGGAGGCCCGCCACAGTGCCCAGGGCGGCCTGCGGGACCTCGAAGAGGCCGCCGCGCTCCTGGACGAGGTGCTGAAGTCGGCGCCCCGGGAAGGCGATTTGTACAGCCTTGTGCTCGACCTGTACGCCAGTGTCGCCGGCGATCTGTACCGGCTGACCGGTGGTACGCCGTTGTCTGCGCGCGCCGAGAAGCGGCTGGCCGCCGCAGGCCGGAAGGCCACCGGCGACGGCGCCGCGCTCGCCCGCAGCGCCCTGGCGGCGTTGCGGATCCAACTGGCCCTCGGCCGCGGCAGCTACCGGAAGATCGCCGCCGCGTTGGCGTCCACCCCCGTTCCCGTCCTGCCGGAAGCCGGCCCGGTGGACGCGGTGGAGTGGCACTGCGCCATGGTCCTGGTCAACGCGCGGGTGGCCGCGGCCCGGCGGATCGGGGCGGCGGAGGTGTTCGGCGAGGCGGTCACGACGCTGGAACGGCTCTTCCGGAGCGCGGACCCGGCGAATCCCCTGCGGGCCCGGGTCGCGGTGGACCTGGCCCAGACGACGATCCTGGCGGCGGCGTACGACCGGGTGATCCGGGGCGTGGCGCGAGGTCCGGACGGCGAAGCCGGTCCGACACCGCGCCAGGTCTCGGACCGGCTCAAGGCGGAGTGGCGCGGGCATACGCCCCTGGTCTCCCTTGTCAACGCCGATCTGGTCCGGGACATGCTGGCCGACCCGGACGACGCGGTCGCCACCGCCCTGATACGGGCCGCGCGGGTGGCCGAGGAGGGTGCCGCCCAGGCGAACGCTTCGGTGCCCGACCGGCTGACGGCGGCGCTGCGTTGGGCCTCGACCGATCATCACGCGGGCCGGCTCGCGGACGCCCTGCGCGGCTACGAAGTGGCGACGGGCATGCTCGACCAGCTGGCGTGGCGCGGTCTGACCGCGCAGGACCGTGAGCGGCTGCTGCACGAGTACGACGGCATTCCCCGGCAGGCCGCGGCCTGCGCCATCGCGGACGGGCGGCCCGAGCGGGCGGTCGAACTGCTCGAACAAGGGCGGGCCACTCTGCTCCGGCAGTCCCTGGACACCCGCGGGCACGACCCGCTCGCCGCCGCGCACCCGCGGCTCGCCGCGCGGCTGTCCGAGCTCGACGAACGGCTGACCGCCGCGCCGCCGCAGGCAGGCAGCCCGCGCCTGGACGCCGACGGCCTGCGCGTCGATGCCGAGGAACGCATGGCCGCGGCCCTCGCCCGCGAGGAACTGATCGCCGAGATCAGGTCGTTGCCCGGCTTTGCCGGATTCCTCGCCCCGCCGCGCCTGGCGGACCTGCGACCGCCGCGCGACGGCGCCGTCGTCGTCGTCAACACCTCGGACCTCGGCAGCCATGCCCTCGTCGTCACCGACACCGGCCTGACGGTCGTGCCGCTCGGCGCCGACTTCCACGACGACTCGGTGCGCGTCGTGCTGGACCTCTACGGCGGACTCGCCGCGCGCGACACGGACCCGGACGGCGCGGCCGACACCCTGCACGAGGTCCTGGCTTGGCTGAACGCCCGCGTGTGCGAACCGGTCGGCGCCGTGCTCCCGGCCGGCACCACGCGGCTGTGGTGGTGTGTGACCGGCCCCGCGGTGCTGCTCCCCCTGCACGCCGCGCCGCCGCCGGACTCGCCGCTGGGCGCGATACCCGGTTCGTACACCCCGACGTTCAGGCTGCTGCGGCGTTCAGGGGAACACCGCGCGGCAGCACCGGCCCCAGCCTCCATGTCGGCCTCGCTACCGGCACCGGCAGGCGGTGTGCTCGCCGTTACCCCGTCCACCTCAGGCAAGGCCGCCCTGCCCGCCGCGCGACGCCCGCCGGCCGCCCTCGCCGCGGCCCTACCGGTCACCCGGCTCGACGGCGCCGACGCCACCGCCGACGCCCTGCTGGCCGGCCTGTCCGACCACCGGTGGCTCTACTTCGCCGGACACGCCGCCCAGGAGGCCGGGTCGCCGTTCGACACCCGCCTTGAACTCGCCGATCGCCCTGTCACGGTCCGGGACCTGGCCGTCCACCACACCGACGGCGCCGAGCTGGCCGTGGTCCCGGCCTGCGAGACCGCCGGCTCCGGCGGTCGGCTGATCGACCAGGCGGCCACGCTGCTGGCCGCCCTCCAGGTCGCCGGATTCCGCCACACGGTCGGCTCGGTCTGGCCGGTCGCCGACCTGGTTGCCGAGCAGGCGACGGAGCTCTTCTACGCGGCCTTGCGCTCCACGCCCCCGGACGCCTCGGACGCAGGCCGTGCCCTGCACGAGACGGTCCGGGAACTGCGCACGCGCTACGGGGAGTTCGACCCCTACGCATGGGCGGGATTCGTTCACTTCGGGCCCTGA
- a CDS encoding SIR2 family protein: MTTTSASVPTASPGTGTGPAFDPMVTMTTAVHASPGVYALLLGSGVSTGAGIKTGWGIVTDLVRRAATAQDPGSPTAGEDAASDPEAWWAQHGDGDLGYSALLGALAPAPSARQAQLARYFEADDEDREQGLKAPGAAHKAIAQLVARGSVRVIVTTNFDNLTERALTDIGISPQVIHQPGGYGGATPLAHSRATIIKLHGDYLDLDSRNTVDELSAYPDAQQEFLDRVLDEYGLIVCGWSADWDHALVKSIEGTRSRRYPMFWSHYGALGDAARRLTAQHRATLIPGLTADELFPGLVARLDALDSAADAPVTREIAVARLKRALPDPVRRIEVHDLIDQATTEALQRATGDAHSLSGKEGGYADSAYRYRADTGTLLHLLATGVFHDDGTYDDKWIRALQRLLRIRENVPGSYNGPLEALRHYPALLALWTAGISAVLARREHLLGRLLTEPVFRSPFTSRNQVPADALDPGRVLNGELVSTFYRPDDGTWIYPESELLRRDTREPLRSIEPDDATYQRACSRFELLSSLVALDQPNGRPWYGKYVYGSEWGDDDSGPGPGVRTEISPTWPLLSAGAFGKDVDRAAAAYARLTEWRSRYARTW, encoded by the coding sequence ATGACCACCACTTCCGCATCAGTGCCCACGGCGAGCCCCGGGACTGGGACGGGCCCGGCATTCGACCCGATGGTCACCATGACCACCGCCGTGCACGCCAGCCCCGGCGTCTACGCGCTGCTGCTCGGCTCCGGCGTCTCCACCGGCGCGGGCATCAAGACCGGCTGGGGCATCGTCACCGACCTCGTGCGCCGCGCCGCCACCGCCCAGGATCCCGGCTCCCCCACCGCCGGCGAGGATGCCGCCTCGGATCCCGAGGCGTGGTGGGCGCAGCACGGCGACGGTGACCTCGGCTACTCGGCTCTGCTGGGCGCGCTCGCCCCTGCCCCGTCTGCCCGGCAGGCCCAGCTCGCCCGGTACTTCGAGGCCGACGACGAGGACCGCGAGCAGGGGCTGAAGGCGCCCGGGGCCGCGCACAAGGCCATCGCACAGCTGGTGGCCCGGGGCAGCGTGCGGGTCATCGTCACCACGAACTTCGACAACCTCACCGAACGGGCACTGACCGATATCGGGATCTCCCCGCAGGTCATCCACCAGCCCGGCGGGTACGGCGGCGCGACCCCGCTCGCTCACAGCCGCGCCACCATCATCAAGCTGCACGGCGACTACCTGGACCTGGACTCGCGCAACACCGTGGATGAGCTGTCCGCCTATCCCGACGCCCAGCAGGAGTTCCTCGACCGGGTGCTGGACGAGTACGGGCTGATCGTGTGCGGCTGGTCCGCCGACTGGGACCACGCGCTGGTGAAGTCCATCGAGGGCACCCGTTCTCGCCGCTACCCGATGTTCTGGTCCCACTACGGCGCCCTGGGCGACGCCGCCCGCCGACTCACCGCCCAGCACCGGGCCACCCTCATCCCCGGCCTGACCGCCGACGAGCTCTTCCCCGGCCTCGTCGCCCGGCTGGACGCCTTGGACTCCGCCGCCGACGCCCCCGTCACCCGCGAGATCGCGGTTGCCCGCCTCAAGCGCGCCCTGCCCGACCCCGTGCGCCGCATCGAAGTCCACGACCTGATCGACCAGGCCACCACCGAGGCGCTGCAGCGCGCTACTGGTGACGCTCATTCTCTGAGCGGGAAGGAGGGCGGGTACGCCGACAGCGCCTATAGATACCGCGCGGACACGGGCACTCTCCTCCACCTGCTGGCCACCGGCGTCTTCCACGACGACGGGACCTACGACGACAAGTGGATCCGGGCTCTTCAGCGTCTCCTGCGCATCCGGGAGAACGTCCCAGGCTCCTACAACGGTCCGCTCGAAGCCCTGCGGCACTACCCGGCGCTGCTGGCCCTGTGGACGGCAGGCATTTCCGCCGTTCTGGCCCGGCGAGAGCACCTGCTCGGCCGGCTGCTCACCGAGCCCGTCTTCCGCTCCCCCTTCACATCGCGGAACCAGGTCCCCGCAGACGCCCTCGACCCTGGCCGTGTCCTTAACGGTGAACTCGTCAGTACCTTCTACCGACCCGACGACGGGACCTGGATCTACCCGGAATCCGAACTGCTGCGCCGTGACACCCGCGAGCCCCTGCGTTCCATCGAGCCCGACGACGCCACCTACCAGAGGGCATGCAGCCGCTTCGAATTGCTCAGCTCCCTCGTCGCGCTCGACCAGCCGAACGGCCGCCCGTGGTACGGCAAGTACGTGTACGGCAGCGAGTGGGGCGATGACGACAGCGGCCCTGGCCCCGGCGTCCGCACCGAGATCAGCCCCACCTGGCCGCTCCTCAGCGCCGGCGCCTTCGGCAAGGATGTCGACCGCGCCGCCGCGGCCTACGCCCGGTTGACCGAATGGCGCAGCAGGTACGCCCGGACCTGGTAG
- a CDS encoding integrase core domain-containing protein, translating to MVLSIVTALARNLVMVPVAVLRSRVAKDAEVLALRHQIAVLRRQIARVHYEPADRIWLAALSRLVPRGRWREVFAVTPTTLLRWHRELVKRKWTFAQHRRRPGRPSTAPTVKQLILRLARENSSWGHRRIQGELARLGFPIAPSTVWEILHAAGIDPAPQRSGPTWRQFLTAQAHGIIAADFLHLDTITLKRLYALVFIEHGTRRVHLAGITAHPTAEWTTQQARNLTMTLGCRMDSLHFLLRDRDSKHTRSFDTVFTADDVEVLLSPPRPPKSNAICERVIGTLRREILDRTLIHNEAHAHAVLTAYLKHYNQHRPHQSRLQLPPDSSEPPTPATVTDLHAHRIQRHPVLNGLINEYHHAA from the coding sequence ATGGTGCTGTCGATCGTTACCGCGTTGGCCAGGAACCTGGTCATGGTGCCCGTTGCCGTGCTGCGCAGCCGCGTGGCCAAGGACGCGGAGGTGTTGGCGCTCCGGCACCAGATTGCGGTGCTGCGCCGTCAGATCGCGCGGGTCCACTACGAGCCAGCCGACCGGATCTGGCTGGCCGCGCTCTCGCGATTGGTCCCCCGCGGGCGATGGCGCGAGGTCTTCGCGGTCACGCCGACCACGCTGCTGCGCTGGCACCGGGAGCTCGTCAAGCGGAAATGGACGTTCGCCCAGCACCGTCGTCGCCCGGGTCGCCCCTCCACTGCGCCGACGGTCAAGCAGCTCATCCTGCGCTTGGCCCGCGAGAACAGTAGCTGGGGGCACCGCCGAATACAGGGCGAACTCGCCCGCCTCGGCTTCCCGATCGCCCCCTCCACGGTCTGGGAGATCCTGCATGCAGCCGGCATCGACCCCGCCCCGCAGCGATCCGGCCCGACCTGGCGCCAATTCCTCACCGCCCAGGCCCACGGCATTATCGCCGCCGACTTCCTGCACCTCGACACCATCACCCTCAAACGCCTGTACGCCCTGGTCTTCATCGAGCACGGCACAAGGCGCGTTCACCTCGCCGGCATCACCGCCCACCCCACCGCCGAGTGGACCACGCAACAGGCAAGGAACCTCACCATGACGCTGGGATGCCGGATGGACTCACTACACTTCCTGCTCCGCGACCGAGACTCGAAGCACACCCGGTCATTCGACACCGTCTTCACGGCAGACGACGTGGAAGTCCTACTCAGCCCACCACGGCCACCGAAATCCAACGCAATCTGCGAACGAGTCATCGGCACCCTACGCCGCGAGATCCTCGACCGGACACTCATCCACAACGAAGCCCACGCCCACGCAGTACTCACCGCCTACCTCAAGCACTACAACCAGCACCGCCCCCACCAATCCCGACTACAACTACCCCCGGACAGCAGCGAACCACCGACCCCCGCCACCGTCACCGACCTCCACGCCCATCGCATCCAGCGACATCCCGTCCTCAACGGCCTCATAAACGAGTACCACCACGCGGCCTGA
- a CDS encoding ISL3 family transposase, with the protein MAVEGGWCRCGQWSGRVHGRYVRSLRDVAVGGVGVIVELQVRRFRCRNPACPAVTFAEQVQGLTRPHSRFTPLLLGLLARIGLALAGRAGARLTAVSGIATGRDTLLRLVKALPEPDVGAVEVLGVDDFAFRKGRHYGTVLIDMATHRPLHLFDGREGEDLAAWLRQHPEVRVICRDRSSGYGEGSRQGAPQAVQVADRFHLWQNLCQAVEKTVSVLQPHLAEPAQQPAPDGLEAEPDTIKPHPELKIVARLEAQHAAAHELWAQGLSKAAIGRKLGLHQATVRKLVNAATVEELTAKTLQRAHLVDPYTGHLHRRWNEGIRNAAQLFREIQQLGYPGGELAVQRHLRRYRSHRGHMPAPGPKPPSVREVTTWITTHPDHLDGANADRLAVLRSRNKDLDRLTCHVRAFAMMLTHREGDHLDEWIHTVETDSLTPIASFARNLRRDHDAVRNGLTLPYSSGAVEGNINRLKMLKRQMFGRAGLDLLRKRVLLTR; encoded by the coding sequence GTGGCTGTGGAGGGCGGCTGGTGCCGGTGCGGGCAGTGGTCTGGTCGGGTCCACGGCCGCTATGTCCGTAGCCTTCGAGACGTTGCAGTGGGCGGCGTCGGTGTGATCGTTGAGCTGCAGGTTCGCCGATTTCGATGCCGGAACCCGGCTTGTCCGGCGGTCACGTTCGCCGAGCAGGTCCAGGGCCTGACCAGGCCGCACAGTCGCTTCACCCCGTTGCTGCTCGGGCTGCTGGCGCGGATCGGGCTCGCCCTCGCCGGCCGTGCTGGAGCCCGGCTGACGGCGGTCTCGGGCATTGCGACCGGCAGGGACACCCTGTTGAGGCTGGTCAAAGCCCTGCCAGAGCCAGACGTCGGAGCCGTGGAGGTGCTCGGCGTCGACGATTTCGCGTTCCGCAAGGGCCGCCACTACGGCACCGTGCTGATCGACATGGCGACCCATCGCCCGCTTCACCTCTTCGACGGCCGGGAGGGTGAGGACCTGGCCGCCTGGCTGCGGCAGCACCCCGAAGTCCGGGTGATCTGCCGGGACCGCTCCAGCGGCTACGGCGAAGGATCGCGCCAGGGCGCCCCGCAGGCCGTGCAGGTCGCCGACCGTTTCCACCTGTGGCAGAACCTGTGCCAGGCGGTCGAGAAGACGGTCAGCGTGCTCCAGCCGCACCTGGCCGAACCGGCCCAGCAACCCGCACCCGACGGACTCGAAGCTGAGCCGGACACCATCAAGCCCCACCCCGAACTGAAGATCGTGGCCAGGCTCGAAGCCCAGCACGCGGCAGCCCACGAGTTGTGGGCTCAGGGGCTGTCCAAGGCAGCGATCGGCCGCAAGCTCGGCCTGCACCAGGCGACGGTCCGCAAGCTCGTCAACGCCGCCACCGTCGAGGAACTGACGGCGAAGACCCTGCAGCGCGCTCACCTGGTCGATCCCTACACCGGCCACCTCCACCGGCGCTGGAACGAGGGCATCCGCAACGCAGCCCAGCTCTTCCGGGAGATCCAGCAACTCGGCTACCCCGGCGGCGAACTGGCGGTCCAGCGGCACCTGCGGCGCTACCGTTCACACCGCGGCCACATGCCGGCCCCAGGCCCCAAGCCCCCGTCGGTCCGCGAGGTCACCACGTGGATCACCACCCACCCCGACCACCTCGACGGCGCGAACGCGGACAGGCTCGCCGTCCTCCGGTCCCGCAACAAGGATCTCGACAGGCTCACCTGCCACGTCCGGGCGTTCGCGATGATGCTGACCCACCGCGAAGGCGACCACCTCGACGAGTGGATCCACACCGTCGAAACCGACAGCCTCACCCCGATCGCGTCGTTCGCCCGCAACCTCCGCCGTGACCACGACGCCGTCCGCAACGGGCTGACCCTGCCCTACAGCTCCGGCGCAGTCGAAGGGAACATCAACCGTCTCAAGATGCTCAAACGGCAGATGTTCGGACGCGCCGGCCTCGACCTCCTGCGCAAGCGTGTCCTCCTCACCCGATGA